A region of Streptomyces halobius DNA encodes the following proteins:
- the ltrA gene encoding group II intron reverse transcriptase/maturase: MNTDELEYALLKAERRVLEIQTKLHRWANDDPHRRFDDLHNLVADPGFLLVSWDRVRNNKGTRTAGVDGETAYYIESERGLEGFLKELREDLKARTFRPLPARRRAIPKAGGKVRYLGIATIRDRVAQASLKLVLEPIFETDFRPCSYGFRPNRRAHDAVAEVHHFASRSYEWVVEGDIKACFDEISHSALMDRVRERIGDKRILALVKAFLKAGILDEDGTLVDTDAGTPQGSILSPLLSNVALSVLDDHVAQGPGGPGASPYGRAKRRRQGLPNYRLVRYADDWCLLVSGTEAHAEALREELAGVLSTMGLRLSPEKTLITHVDEGLDFLGWRIQRHRKRGTGKQYVYVYPAKKALVAVMAKVKTICRRSTNLPLEDLLHQLNRMLRGWTAYFKYGCSNATFSYLRAYLWKEIVRWQERKHRRVPWKVLRRRYGIWPAADGVELFDPARVSAKRYYYRGTRIPTPWPSTA; this comes from the coding sequence GTGAATACCGACGAACTGGAATACGCCTTACTCAAGGCGGAACGCCGGGTACTGGAGATCCAGACCAAGCTGCACCGTTGGGCCAATGACGACCCTCATCGCAGGTTCGATGATCTGCACAACCTCGTTGCCGACCCAGGCTTTCTGCTGGTTTCCTGGGATCGGGTGCGGAACAACAAGGGCACGCGCACGGCAGGGGTAGACGGGGAAACCGCCTACTACATTGAGTCCGAGCGTGGGCTGGAGGGGTTTCTGAAGGAACTGCGGGAAGATCTCAAGGCCCGCACCTTCCGTCCCCTTCCGGCGCGACGACGCGCGATTCCCAAGGCTGGCGGCAAGGTCCGCTATCTGGGGATCGCGACCATCCGTGACCGGGTGGCCCAGGCGTCCTTGAAACTGGTGTTGGAGCCAATTTTCGAGACGGATTTTCGCCCGTGCTCCTACGGGTTCCGTCCGAACCGCCGGGCTCACGATGCAGTGGCCGAGGTGCACCATTTCGCATCCCGCTCATACGAGTGGGTTGTTGAGGGTGACATCAAAGCCTGCTTCGACGAAATCTCACACTCTGCCCTTATGGACCGGGTGCGGGAACGTATCGGAGACAAACGCATCCTGGCTCTGGTGAAGGCGTTTCTGAAGGCGGGCATCCTCGATGAGGACGGCACGCTGGTGGATACCGATGCCGGAACTCCGCAGGGATCGATTCTCTCCCCGTTGCTGAGCAACGTGGCTCTCTCGGTCTTGGACGACCATGTCGCCCAAGGGCCAGGTGGGCCCGGAGCCAGCCCGTATGGAAGGGCCAAGCGACGCCGACAAGGTCTGCCGAACTACCGCCTTGTGCGGTATGCAGACGACTGGTGCTTGCTCGTTTCGGGCACCGAGGCGCACGCCGAAGCCCTGCGGGAAGAGCTCGCAGGGGTCTTGTCCACGATGGGCCTGCGCCTCTCTCCGGAGAAGACTCTGATCACCCACGTCGACGAGGGTCTTGATTTCCTCGGCTGGCGCATCCAGCGCCACCGGAAACGAGGCACCGGCAAGCAGTACGTCTACGTCTATCCGGCCAAGAAGGCCCTGGTGGCCGTCATGGCCAAGGTGAAGACGATCTGCCGGCGGAGCACGAACCTGCCGCTCGAAGACCTGCTGCATCAGCTCAATCGGATGCTGCGGGGATGGACCGCGTACTTCAAGTACGGATGCTCGAATGCGACATTCAGCTATCTGAGGGCCTATCTCTGGAAGGAGATCGTCAGATGGCAGGAGCGCAAGCACAGGCGTGTTCCTTGGAAGGTACTACGCCGACGCTACGGCATCTGGCCCGCCGCGGATGGAGTGGAGTTGTTCGACCCGGCAAGGGTAAGCGCCAAGCGCTACTACTACCGGGGAACACGCATCCCGACACCGTGGCCGAGCACAGCATGA